The genomic region GCGGCAATCCGCGCGGCGATGTCACGATCGTGAGTTTCTTCGACTACAATTGCCCGTTCTGCAAACGGACGGTCGCGCCGCTGAAAAAGGTGATGCGTGCCGACGGCAAGGTGCGGCTGGTCTACAAGGATTGGCCCATTCTGTCGGCCGCGTCGGCCTATGGCGCGAAACTGGCCCTGGCCGCGAAATACCAGGGCAAATACGAGGCCGCGCACGACGCGCTCATGAGCGTCAAGGGGAATGGCGTGACCGAGAAACAGATGCGCGCCGTGGTGGCCGCGGCCGATCTCGATATGGCACGTGTCGAACGCGATGCGCGGGCAAAGGACAGCGAGATCACGACCTTGCTTCGACGCAACAATGCCCAGGCCGAGGGACTGGGTTTGCGCGGCACGCCCGTCTTCCTGATCGGCCAGTTCCTCGTCGCCTCCGCGCTCGATGAAGCAGGGTTCCGCCAGGTGATCGCCGATACGCGAAAAGCCTCCTGAGTATCGTGGTGTCCAACGCCATGCCAAAGATCTCGACCTTCCGTCTCCCGCTCTTCGTGTGGCTTGCGGCATTCATTGTTCTCGCTGCCGGCAGTTTCCCGGCGGCGGCGCAGCAAGCCAATCTGCTGCAGGCCGAGGACGCATTTCGCCTCTCGGTCGACCGGGGCGAGGATGGCGCCATCGGCCTTCATTGGGCGATTGCGGACGGCTATTATCTCTATCGCGACCATCTGAAGGTACGCGATGCCTCGACGGGAAGCGAGGTCACCCTTCAGACCTATCCAGGCACGGTCGAATCCGACGATCCGAACTTCGGATCGTCCGAAGTCTACTACACCGAAGCGGCGGCAAGGCTCGATCCGGCCACGCCGGCCCGGGTCTCGGTCACGTTCCAGGGCTGCAAGAAAAACTCGATCTGCTATCCACCCATCACCCAGACCGTCGATACGCGCAGCCTTCAGATAACCACCGCTGCCGTGGGTTTCGGGCTCACGTCCGAGCCGGCCGCAACGGGTGAACCCACGGCGGCGTCCTCCGGCTTCCAGCTTGCCGAGG from Mesorhizobium shangrilense harbors:
- a CDS encoding DsbA family protein, translated to MQSPRPTRSLVASSTNLSAMNRRSALLSLAALATVGLTAGASADDLSSEMILNDPAAPTGGNPRGDVTIVSFFDYNCPFCKRTVAPLKKVMRADGKVRLVYKDWPILSAASAYGAKLALAAKYQGKYEAAHDALMSVKGNGVTEKQMRAVVAAADLDMARVERDARAKDSEITTLLRRNNAQAEGLGLRGTPVFLIGQFLVASALDEAGFRQVIADTRKAS